One genomic segment of Phyllopteryx taeniolatus isolate TA_2022b chromosome 12, UOR_Ptae_1.2, whole genome shotgun sequence includes these proteins:
- the LOC133486421 gene encoding myc box-dependent-interacting protein 1 isoform X1 — MAELNLGKGLTAGKVASNVQKKLTRAQEKVLQKLGKADETKDVAFEEGVINFNKQYAEGSKLQRDLRAYLEAVKAMHESSKNVQACLADMYEADWYGKNEVDSIVEDCDVLWTDYHQKLVDHALISMDTYLGQFPDIKARIAKRDRKLVDYDSARHNYATTHKTKKKDGGIKITKPSSLLERATPGWAQGILSAHNVAQSSLSRSQAEEELERAQKVFEEINIDLQEELPSLWNSRVGFYVSTFQSLAGFEEKFHKEISRLDQDLYDVLEKLEQTDTSSGIDESDHTLKPGGPPPIPKSPSKLKPAVPPPPKVTPSKEMKTENIIKLFDSAATPDISVTSPTEPANWDSWPEDGGAQEEPTKMHYDPVAAAAEAWGDDDTPPAHYDPIAAATEGWGDDSTRAVHYDANEDWGDDETQPAYEEPVAEAQESPVENETQPDTEDAASPAEASVDVYEEEAPPNAANEEDQGESETTPEAAPEEEAAEAEEETTTDDTPAENEEPIEAKAESPDMPPGFLFKVKVMHDYAANDTDELEMKADDVVLVTTFDNPDEQDDGWLMGIKEDDWKQKKENGTKGVFPENFTQRL, encoded by the exons GCCGAAGGGAGCAAACTCCAGCGAGACCTCAGAGCATACCTGGAGGCTGTGAAAG ccATGCACGAGTCCTCGAAGAATGTGCAGGCATGCCTGGCTGACATGTATGAGGCCGACTGGTATGGCAAGAATGAAGTCGATTCCATTGTGGAG GACTGTGATGTGCTCTGGACTGACTACCATCAAAAGTTGGTTGATCATGCGCTCATCTCCATGGATACCTATTTGGGACAGTTTCCTGATATTAAG GCCCGTATCGCCAAgcgggacagaaagttggtggATTACGACAGTGCCAGACACAACTATGCCACCACACATAAGACCAAGAAAAAGGATGGCGGTATTAAAATCACCAAG cCATCCTCTTTGTTAGAGAGGGCAACCCCCGGCTGGGCTCAAGGGATCCTGTCTGCACACAATGTCGCCCAGAGTAGCTTATCCAGGAGCCAG GCAGAGGAGGAGTTGGAGAGAGCGCAGAAGGTGTTCGAGGAGATCAATATTGACTTACAGGAGGAGTTACCTTCACTTTGGAACAG TCGTGTTGGATTTTATGTCAGCACCTTCCAGAGTTTGGCTGGTTTTGAGGAAAAGTTTCACAAAGAAATTAGCCGG TTGGATCAGGATTTATATGATGTCTTGGAGAAACTCGAACAGACAGACACAAGCAG TGGCATTGATGAGTCCGACCACACTCTCAAACCAGGAGGACCACCGCCAATTCCAAAATCCCCATCCAAG CTCAAACCAGCAGTGCCTCCTCCACCCAAGGTGACCCCATCCAAAGAGatgaaaacagaaaatatcATCAAGCTGTTTGATTCTGCAGCAACTCCTGATATTAGTGTCACCTCTCCGACAGAG CCAGCAAACTGGGACTCCTGG CCAGAGGACGGCGGTGCCCAAGAAGAGCCCACCAAGATGCACTATGACCCTGTGGCGGCTGCTGCGGAGGCCTGGGGGGATGATGATACGCCGCCTGCCCACTATGACCCCATAGCCGCTGCCACAGAGGGCTGGGGGGACGACAGTACCCGAGCGGTTCACTATGACGCGAACGAGGATTGGGGGGACGATGAAACCCAGCCGGCTTATGAGGAACCTGTGGCTGAAGCCCAGGAGAGTCCGGTCGAGAACGAGACCCAGCCGGACACAGAGGACGCCGCAAGTCCTGCTGAAGCTTCGGTCGACGTCTACGAAGAGGAAGCTCCTCCTAATGCTGCTAATGAAGAGGATCAG GGTGAGTCTGAAACAACTCCAGAAGCAGCTcctgaagaagaagcagcagaagcagaagaagaaacaacaacagatgAT ACACCTGCAGAAAATGAAGAACCAATTGAAGCAAAGGCGGAGTCACCTGACATGCCCCCTGGTTTCCTGTTTAAA GTCAAAGTGATGCATGATTATGCGGCAAACGACACGGACGAACTCGAAATGAAGGCAGACGATGTGGTGCTAGTAACAACCTTTGACAACCCAGATGAACAA gATGATGGTTGGCTGATGGGAATAAAAGAGGACGACTGGaagcagaaaaaagaaaatggcaccAAAGGAGTATTCCCTGAGAACTTCACCCAGCGGCTGTGA